The following proteins are co-located in the Fructilactobacillus carniphilus genome:
- a CDS encoding CamS family sex pheromone protein encodes MKKVGIGIMLAVSAVVLAACGNQNKMSSNSGSTKTELTGSNSSENYQSVIQDGHYQTSKSSGVNEQQTSNQFNLEGFQHGLLDISKKEFAPSKYVFQEGQQISTEQTYNWLGRKTKDNPDGLNPEQPDKKVVPEYLQQIDEQDFLQQTGGKLQLKGMTIGLGLNSVYYYTKEKYGAQYSKKLSDDEIQAKGKEMANEVLKRMREKPETKDIPIVIALYKAAPDDSLVGGNFFAYSMNRTGSKSVDTWNKIDQKNYVFPTAGNEKVPNANDESAFEQFKNKAQSYFPNLSGVTAQAQYTDGTLTGMHVNITTQFYSYTEINSFTQYLQTAAQKYLPRNVPIEITVGSTNGVQSYLNRDRDARKFTTHVFNNY; translated from the coding sequence GTGAAGAAAGTCGGCATTGGGATTATGCTGGCGGTCAGTGCGGTCGTACTGGCAGCCTGTGGTAATCAAAATAAGATGAGCTCTAACAGTGGCTCGACCAAAACCGAATTAACTGGTTCAAACTCCAGTGAAAACTACCAAAGTGTGATTCAGGACGGCCATTACCAAACTAGTAAGTCGTCTGGAGTCAACGAACAACAAACGAGTAACCAGTTTAACCTAGAAGGATTTCAACACGGCTTGCTCGACATTTCCAAAAAGGAATTCGCCCCGAGCAAGTACGTTTTTCAAGAAGGTCAACAAATCTCAACCGAACAAACCTATAACTGGTTGGGGCGCAAAACCAAGGATAATCCAGATGGGTTAAACCCCGAACAACCGGACAAAAAGGTGGTCCCGGAATACCTGCAACAAATCGACGAACAGGATTTCTTGCAACAAACCGGTGGCAAGCTCCAGTTAAAGGGAATGACAATTGGTTTAGGCTTGAATTCAGTGTACTATTACACTAAGGAAAAGTACGGAGCACAATATTCCAAGAAACTGAGTGACGACGAGATTCAAGCCAAAGGGAAAGAAATGGCTAACGAAGTCTTGAAACGGATGCGCGAGAAACCGGAAACCAAGGACATTCCAATTGTGATTGCCCTGTACAAGGCCGCTCCGGATGACAGCCTGGTCGGCGGAAACTTCTTTGCCTACTCCATGAACCGAACCGGCTCGAAGAGCGTCGATACTTGGAATAAGATTGACCAAAAGAACTACGTCTTTCCAACGGCCGGGAACGAAAAGGTACCAAACGCCAACGATGAGTCCGCTTTTGAACAATTCAAAAACAAGGCGCAGAGTTACTTCCCGAACCTGAGTGGGGTCACGGCCCAAGCACAATACACGGACGGGACCTTGACCGGGATGCACGTGAACATCACGACCCAGTTCTACAGCTACACGGAAATTAACAGTTTCACCCAGTACCTGCAGACGGCCGCCCAGAAGTACTTACCTCGCAACGTGCCGATTGAAATCACGGTCGGTTCCACGAACGGGGTCCAAAGTTACTTAAACCGGGATCGGGATGCCCGGAAGTTTACCACGCATGTATTTAACAACTATTAG
- the gatC gene encoding Asp-tRNA(Asn)/Glu-tRNA(Gln) amidotransferase subunit GatC — translation MSEKVDQARTQHIAGLAKLKIADAELDQFTEQLNDMLDMLDQLGTVDTEGVEPTYSVTDQINVMRPDVANNWGERDALLRNAPESVDGLIRVPTIIDESEDE, via the coding sequence ATGAGTGAAAAAGTAGATCAAGCCCGGACCCAACACATTGCCGGGTTAGCCAAGCTGAAAATTGCTGACGCAGAACTCGATCAGTTTACGGAACAGTTAAACGACATGCTCGACATGTTGGATCAACTGGGAACGGTAGATACGGAAGGGGTCGAACCGACCTACTCTGTAACCGACCAAATCAACGTGATGCGGCCTGACGTTGCGAATAACTGGGGCGAACGCGATGCCTTGTTACGCAACGCTCCGGAATCTGTTGATGGTTTGATTCGAGTTCCTACCATTATTGACGAAAGTGAGGACGAATAA
- the gatA gene encoding Asp-tRNA(Asn)/Glu-tRNA(Gln) amidotransferase subunit GatA, with protein MNYFDRDLESVHQMLVDGETTSVELTKQTLANIDAHEADLQAYLAMNDEAVAQAEKIDAAGIDPDNVLSGVPVAIKDNLVTTNMPTTAASKMLENFHSLFNATVVEKLQAAGAVIVGKTNLDEFAMGSSTEKSAYKTTRNPWDTNTVPGGSSGGSATTVAAGEVPASLGSDTGGSIRQPASFTGVVGMKPTYGRVSRWGLIAFGSSFDQIGPFTRTVKDNAYLLNTIAGHDDHDATSSDKEVPDFTAGIDQGVKGMRIALPKEYLSDGIDQSVKDAIQAAAKKYEELGATIDEVSLPHAKYGVMAYYALASSEASSNLERFDGIRYGYRAEDPKNLEDLYVKTRSTGFGDEVKRRIMLGTFSLSAGSFDKYFKKAAQIRTLIIEDFQKVFQDHDLIMGPTAPTTAFKVGAESTDPTEMYMNDVMTIPVNLAGLPGMSLPAGFSNGLPIGMQLIGKPFAESTIYQAGHAFEQNTDFHKQTPQLGGK; from the coding sequence ATGAACTATTTTGACCGTGATTTAGAGTCCGTCCACCAAATGTTGGTCGACGGCGAAACGACGTCCGTGGAACTAACCAAGCAAACGTTGGCTAACATTGATGCCCACGAAGCGGATTTGCAAGCTTACCTGGCCATGAACGACGAGGCCGTAGCACAAGCAGAAAAAATTGATGCGGCTGGGATTGACCCTGACAACGTGCTCTCTGGAGTACCGGTAGCCATCAAGGATAACCTGGTGACGACCAACATGCCCACGACGGCGGCTTCCAAGATGTTGGAAAATTTCCACTCCCTCTTTAACGCCACGGTAGTTGAAAAGCTGCAAGCTGCTGGCGCTGTGATTGTCGGCAAGACCAACCTCGATGAATTCGCCATGGGAAGCTCGACCGAAAAATCGGCCTACAAGACCACGCGCAATCCGTGGGATACCAATACGGTGCCCGGTGGTTCGTCTGGTGGTTCAGCTACGACCGTTGCGGCCGGCGAAGTTCCTGCTAGCTTGGGATCCGATACCGGTGGTTCGATTCGGCAACCCGCTTCCTTTACCGGAGTGGTTGGAATGAAACCTACCTACGGACGAGTTTCGCGGTGGGGATTAATTGCATTTGGATCTAGTTTTGACCAAATTGGACCGTTCACGCGGACGGTGAAAGATAACGCCTACCTCTTAAACACGATTGCCGGTCACGACGATCACGATGCCACTTCCTCTGATAAAGAAGTACCCGACTTTACGGCCGGAATCGACCAAGGAGTGAAGGGCATGCGGATTGCTCTACCGAAGGAATATCTGAGCGATGGCATTGATCAATCCGTGAAGGATGCCATTCAAGCCGCTGCCAAAAAGTACGAAGAACTGGGCGCTACGATTGACGAAGTTTCCTTACCGCACGCCAAGTACGGTGTGATGGCTTACTACGCCTTGGCTTCTTCAGAGGCTTCCTCTAACTTGGAACGGTTTGACGGGATTCGCTACGGTTACCGTGCGGAAGACCCGAAGAATCTGGAAGACCTGTACGTGAAAACTCGTTCGACAGGATTTGGTGACGAAGTTAAGCGCCGGATCATGCTGGGAACCTTTTCGCTCTCCGCTGGTTCGTTTGACAAGTACTTCAAGAAGGCCGCTCAAATTCGGACGTTGATCATCGAAGACTTCCAAAAGGTGTTCCAAGATCATGACCTGATTATGGGACCTACAGCACCAACGACCGCTTTTAAAGTCGGCGCTGAAAGTACCGACCCAACCGAAATGTACATGAACGACGTGATGACGATTCCAGTGAACCTGGCTGGGCTCCCCGGAATGTCCTTACCCGCTGGCTTTAGCAACGGTCTCCCAATTGGAATGCAATTAATTGGAAAACCATTCGCCGAAAGCACGATTTACCAAGCGGGGCACGCCTTTGAACAAAACACTGATTTTCACAAGCAAACCCCACAGTTGGGAGGTAAATAA
- the gatB gene encoding Asp-tRNA(Asn)/Glu-tRNA(Gln) amidotransferase subunit GatB, which yields MNFETTIGLEVHVELKTKSKIFSPSPVSYGAEANENTNVIDWGYPGTLPRVNKQVIANGITAALALHADIEKHPHFDRKNYFYPDNPKGYQVTENDTPAATNGWIEVKTADGGTKKIGIEELHVEEDAGKNTHGNKYSYVDLNRQGTPLIEIVSKPEMTTPQEAYDYLEGLRERIQFTGISDVRMEEGSMRVDCNISIRPVGSDKLGQKIELKNLNSFNYVRKALAYEEQRQAQVIMAGGTIGTETRRFDELTGKTYLMRVKEGKDDYRYFPEPDLPSLDISDAWIDELRAALPEMPGKRRARYVNELGLTDYDAMVLTQTKEMSDFFDRLIELGSDPKMASNYLQGDVNAYLNDQQVKLEDTKITPEALAAMIKMLMDETISTKMAKKVFKAITKGEDPEAFVKEKGLIQLSDPAELKPIVDDVLANNPQSIEDFHNGKDRAVGFLVGQIMKRTQGKANPKIVNQILMQALNQ from the coding sequence ATGAACTTTGAAACAACAATTGGACTAGAAGTCCACGTGGAATTAAAGACCAAGTCGAAGATTTTCAGTCCTTCACCAGTCAGCTACGGAGCAGAAGCCAACGAAAATACCAACGTGATTGATTGGGGTTACCCAGGGACCTTACCTCGGGTGAATAAGCAAGTGATTGCCAACGGAATTACGGCTGCTTTAGCCCTGCACGCTGATATCGAAAAGCACCCCCACTTTGACCGGAAGAACTATTTCTATCCCGATAACCCCAAGGGCTACCAGGTCACGGAAAACGATACGCCGGCCGCTACCAACGGTTGGATTGAAGTTAAGACGGCTGACGGTGGAACCAAGAAAATCGGGATTGAAGAACTGCACGTCGAAGAAGATGCCGGAAAGAATACCCACGGGAATAAATATTCCTACGTGGATTTGAACCGGCAGGGAACGCCGTTGATTGAAATTGTGTCGAAGCCTGAAATGACGACGCCGCAAGAAGCCTACGACTACCTTGAAGGGCTCCGGGAACGAATCCAGTTTACCGGGATTTCCGACGTGCGGATGGAAGAAGGTTCGATGCGGGTGGACTGTAACATCTCAATTCGACCAGTTGGTAGTGACAAACTCGGCCAAAAGATTGAATTGAAAAACTTGAACTCGTTTAACTACGTCCGCAAAGCATTGGCCTACGAAGAACAACGCCAGGCGCAAGTGATTATGGCCGGTGGGACGATTGGCACTGAAACCCGTCGTTTCGACGAATTAACCGGGAAAACTTATCTGATGCGGGTTAAGGAAGGGAAAGACGATTACCGTTACTTCCCAGAACCAGACCTGCCTAGTTTGGACATTTCGGATGCTTGGATTGACGAATTACGCGCTGCCTTGCCAGAAATGCCGGGGAAACGGCGTGCTCGCTACGTCAACGAACTCGGCTTAACCGACTACGACGCCATGGTCTTAACCCAGACCAAGGAAATGTCTGACTTCTTTGACCGGTTAATTGAACTGGGCAGCGATCCGAAGATGGCCTCAAACTACCTGCAAGGGGACGTGAACGCCTACCTGAACGACCAACAAGTGAAGTTAGAAGATACTAAGATTACGCCGGAAGCCTTGGCCGCCATGATTAAGATGTTGATGGACGAAACCATTTCCACTAAAATGGCAAAGAAGGTCTTTAAGGCCATTACCAAGGGTGAAGATCCCGAAGCCTTCGTGAAGGAAAAGGGCTTAATCCAACTGTCTGATCCTGCCGAATTGAAACCAATCGTGGACGACGTTTTAGCTAACAATCCTCAATCAATCGAAGACTTCCACAATGGGAAGGATCGGGCGGTCGGCTTCCTCGTGGGTCAAATCATGAAACGGACCCAAGGAAAGGCCAACCCGAAGATTGTGAACCAAATCCTGATGCAAGCACTAAACCAATAG
- a CDS encoding diacylglycerol kinase, with protein MRKRARVIYNPTSGRETLKSKLVDILDVLERGGYETSAYATTPQENSARDEATRVAREGFDLVVAAGGDGTINQVINGIAPLDHRPKLGIIPAGTTNDFARALGIPRDDLVEAARVMTRGQLLPMDVGKASNDEMTQYFINIAAGGRLTELTYDVPSDLKTVFGYIAYLVKAVEMLPQARPIDMKVTYDGGHYEGKASMFFLAMTNSVGGFEQAVPNASLNDGNFTMIIVKTGNMMEILQLLTKALNGGRHVNDSRIIYKKTRNFTVEQKDTKRPMPINLDGEYGGSAPMQFENLKEHLSIFSNLPKQQPQQLLE; from the coding sequence ATGCGAAAACGAGCACGCGTAATTTATAACCCAACCTCTGGACGAGAAACGCTCAAATCCAAGTTGGTCGATATTTTAGACGTTTTGGAACGGGGTGGCTACGAAACCAGTGCCTACGCTACGACTCCCCAGGAAAATTCAGCTCGTGATGAGGCCACGCGGGTCGCTCGGGAAGGTTTTGATTTGGTGGTGGCTGCTGGTGGTGACGGCACGATTAACCAGGTGATTAACGGGATTGCACCGTTAGACCATCGACCAAAGCTCGGGATTATCCCGGCCGGGACGACCAACGACTTTGCTCGGGCCCTCGGGATTCCGCGCGATGACCTGGTTGAAGCCGCGCGGGTAATGACACGGGGGCAGTTACTGCCGATGGATGTTGGTAAAGCCAGCAATGATGAGATGACGCAGTACTTCATTAACATTGCTGCTGGTGGTCGGTTAACCGAACTGACCTACGACGTGCCGTCCGACTTAAAGACCGTCTTTGGCTACATTGCCTACCTGGTGAAGGCCGTGGAAATGTTGCCGCAGGCGCGTCCGATTGACATGAAGGTCACGTACGATGGCGGCCATTACGAAGGAAAGGCGTCGATGTTTTTCCTCGCCATGACCAACTCGGTCGGTGGGTTTGAACAGGCCGTGCCAAATGCTTCGTTAAATGACGGAAACTTCACCATGATTATCGTGAAGACCGGGAACATGATGGAGATTTTGCAGCTTTTGACGAAGGCTTTGAATGGTGGTCGGCACGTAAATGATTCGCGGATTATCTACAAGAAAACGCGGAACTTCACGGTGGAGCAAAAGGACACGAAACGCCCGATGCCCATCAATCTGGATGGGGAATACGGGGGTAGTGCGCCGATGCAGTTTGAAAATCTGAAGGAACATCTTTCAATTTTTTCGAACCTGCCCAAGCAACAACCGCAGCAATTATTAGAATAA